A genomic stretch from Candidatus Omnitrophota bacterium includes:
- a CDS encoding prepilin-type N-terminal cleavage/methylation domain-containing protein, with protein MKQRAFTLIELLIVVAIIGILAAIAVPNFLNAQTRARVARVMGDHQALDLALQTYCLDHNDFPWPIGNGQGHSSYSVYIEYVHELTTPVPYIASVSYTDIFKPRRENTNWYPEKTVFSYQYVSYYGSWARLSNVSAASNGQYVKGFCVSSYGPDQGASGVEWHPLTGANSSIYTASNGLVSKGDIGRFGGAIKAKTVTMGG; from the coding sequence ATGAAACAACGCGCCTTTACCTTGATCGAGTTGTTAATCGTCGTGGCCATCATTGGCATTCTCGCCGCCATCGCCGTTCCCAATTTTCTCAACGCCCAGACGCGGGCGCGGGTAGCGCGGGTCATGGGGGATCATCAGGCGCTCGACTTGGCGCTTCAAACCTATTGCCTCGATCATAACGATTTTCCCTGGCCAATCGGCAACGGCCAGGGCCATTCGTCCTATTCCGTCTATATCGAATACGTCCACGAACTGACGACGCCGGTTCCCTATATCGCTTCCGTCTCCTACACGGATATCTTCAAACCGCGCCGGGAAAATACGAACTGGTATCCGGAAAAAACCGTCTTCAGTTATCAATACGTCAGCTACTACGGAAGTTGGGCGCGATTGTCCAACGTCTCCGCCGCCTCGAACGGCCAGTACGTCAAAGGATTCTGCGTTTCCAGTTACGGACCGGATCAAGGCGCATCCGGCGTGGAATGGCATCCGCTCACCGGCGCCAACAGTTCCATCTATACGGCCAGCAACGGGCTGGTCAGCAAAGGCGACATAGGCCGCTTCGGGGGCGCAATCAAGGCGAAAACCGTTACCATGGGCGGATGA
- a CDS encoding acetylxylan esterase has translation KDLPSHPELPDPLTMFDGTPVKTKEQWFEQRRPELKKLFQHYMYGYAPEPPKISAQVTKTDPAAFDGKATLKEVEIRFTELPENAPRIHLVLFVPNRKKGPFPVFLGLNDLGNQVVAPVSSLTIDSSVELDERLKKANAAARGSQTDFWRVENSLDRGYAFATFYQGDIDHDKNDFTDGIHPFYPNLPGPQEARWGTIAAWAWGLQRGVDYLSTDTDIDKTKICLIGHSRRGKTALLAAAFDERVAIAVPHQSGTGGCALSRNNNQETVERINRVFPHWFNDIFPQFNNNEDKLPFDQHLLMALIAPRALMDTAGLQDEWANYENALKSLKAADKVYKFLGCQGLVGNGVIEGDAPIATDNVGEILQYRRDEKHTLNLGYWDKILDFADVYFQKREKTK, from the coding sequence TCCAACATTATATGTACGGCTACGCGCCGGAGCCGCCTAAAATTTCCGCCCAAGTAACGAAAACCGACCCCGCCGCCTTCGACGGCAAGGCGACGTTGAAAGAGGTGGAAATCCGATTTACTGAGTTGCCGGAAAATGCTCCCCGCATTCATCTGGTGCTTTTCGTCCCCAATCGGAAAAAAGGTCCCTTCCCCGTTTTTCTGGGATTGAACGATTTGGGCAATCAGGTTGTTGCGCCTGTTTCCAGTTTGACCATCGATAGCAGCGTCGAATTGGACGAACGCCTCAAAAAAGCGAACGCCGCCGCCCGCGGCAGCCAGACGGATTTCTGGCGCGTGGAAAACAGCCTTGATCGCGGATACGCCTTCGCCACTTTCTATCAAGGCGACATCGATCACGATAAGAACGACTTCACGGACGGCATCCATCCCTTTTATCCCAACTTGCCCGGCCCTCAAGAAGCTCGCTGGGGAACGATCGCCGCTTGGGCCTGGGGCTTGCAGCGCGGTGTGGATTATCTCTCAACGGATACCGATATCGATAAGACGAAAATCTGCTTGATCGGCCATTCCCGCCGCGGCAAGACGGCTTTGCTGGCCGCCGCTTTCGACGAACGAGTCGCCATCGCCGTTCCTCATCAATCTGGAACCGGCGGCTGCGCCCTCAGCCGCAACAACAACCAGGAAACCGTAGAGCGCATCAACCGCGTTTTCCCCCATTGGTTCAACGATATTTTTCCCCAATTCAACAACAACGAAGACAAATTGCCCTTCGATCAGCATCTGCTGATGGCGCTCATCGCTCCCCGAGCTTTGATGGATACGGCGGGACTTCAAGACGAATGGGCTAATTACGAAAACGCCTTGAAATCGCTAAAGGCGGCGGATAAGGTATACAAATTTCTCGGTTGCCAAGGATTGGTCGGAAATGGCGTCATTGAAGGAGACGCCCCGATTGCAACGGATAATGTTGGAGAAATCCTGCAATACCGCCGCGACGAAAAGCATACGCTGAACCTCGGCTATTGGGATAAAATCCTCGATTTCGCCGACGTCTATTTTCAAAAGCGGGAAAAGACGAAGTGA
- the istB gene encoding IS21-like element helper ATPase IstB, which yields MNNSALHAVIQEYGKERNVPAIMRLYPEIARLARDGEYRYEEFLKQVLEAEAGERRGHCAEKRIRQALFPDRKTLDQINWTALWGIAKPNVLELASCEYVEQGHDVVLAGPIGTEKTHLAIALGMEAARRRYRVAFTRASDLVRDLMEAKDERTLGRLHQRCLGVSLLIVDELGFTPFDKTEGELLFNLLADRYERRSTIVTTNLDFGEWVQVFSSEKLATALLYRLIHHAQILTTKGASYRTRRKSEKNE from the coding sequence ATGAACAATAGCGCTCTCCACGCCGTCATTCAGGAATACGGAAAAGAACGGAACGTCCCCGCGATCATGCGCCTGTATCCCGAAATCGCCCGCCTGGCGCGGGATGGGGAGTATCGGTACGAGGAGTTTCTCAAACAGGTGCTCGAAGCCGAGGCGGGAGAACGCCGCGGCCACTGCGCCGAGAAGCGGATTCGACAGGCACTCTTTCCAGACCGCAAAACGCTGGATCAAATTAATTGGACGGCGTTATGGGGAATCGCCAAACCGAATGTTCTCGAACTGGCTAGTTGCGAATACGTCGAACAAGGCCACGACGTCGTTCTGGCGGGACCGATCGGAACGGAAAAAACCCATCTGGCTATTGCGTTGGGCATGGAAGCCGCCCGCCGCCGCTACCGAGTGGCGTTCACCCGCGCTTCCGATCTCGTGCGGGATTTGATGGAGGCCAAAGACGAACGCACGCTGGGCCGCCTTCATCAACGCTGCTTGGGAGTCAGTCTCTTGATCGTCGACGAGCTAGGATTCACGCCCTTCGACAAGACGGAAGGGGAATTGCTTTTCAATCTTCTCGCCGACCGCTACGAACGCCGTTCCACAATCGTCACGACCAACCTTGATTTCGGCGAATGGGTGCAGGTCTTCAGCAGTGAAAAACTGGCCACGGCGCTGCTCTATCGCCTGATTCATCACGCCCAGATTCTCACGACCAAGGGAGCTTCGTACCGAACCCGGCGTAAAAGCGAGAAAAACGAGTGA
- a CDS encoding type I-C CRISPR-associated protein Cas8c/Csd1 has translation MLNYLPKGESEPGFTSKIVRWAMVFDNEGDFLEALDLADPNDKKRKGRLFEKCPDLSQPELVGGNETRCHFLIETTSVVTLLIKKDEEEKNIKKSKEKHSFFVKYLHEVSSIFPFFEKVAHTISDQDSINKINERFHDLKAKPSDSITLALKNEFGIPFPVEMDVWHNCWREFRSSLEKESKKNGMISILSGQSVEPLTSNPTIKGLSSVGGLATGDRLISFDKDAFCSYGLQQGSNCAVSEAEAFQYRNSLNGLIQNHGQRIGEAFVVPWFKTHIPEEENPFQILIDPGENEEQIAQKKAKELLQAIHTGKRTDLSNNVYYALTLSGAAGRVMVRDWMEGSFESLVQNIERWFEDFSITRNDGSSLESDPKFMRIVFGLSTESQELPAPHIALMVSVY, from the coding sequence ATGCTGAATTATCTGCCTAAAGGAGAGAGCGAACCGGGATTTACTTCAAAAATTGTCCGCTGGGCGATGGTATTTGACAACGAAGGAGATTTTTTAGAGGCGCTAGATCTGGCCGATCCGAATGACAAAAAAAGAAAAGGGAGATTATTCGAGAAATGTCCAGATCTTTCTCAACCTGAATTAGTCGGCGGCAATGAAACGCGATGCCATTTTTTAATCGAGACCACCTCGGTTGTCACATTATTGATTAAAAAAGATGAAGAAGAGAAAAATATTAAAAAATCCAAAGAAAAACATTCGTTTTTTGTTAAATATTTACATGAAGTTTCCTCAATCTTTCCCTTTTTTGAAAAGGTTGCTCATACAATCTCCGATCAAGATTCGATAAACAAAATCAACGAAAGATTTCATGACCTTAAAGCCAAACCAAGCGACTCAATTACTTTGGCATTAAAAAATGAATTTGGAATTCCGTTTCCCGTTGAAATGGATGTATGGCACAATTGTTGGCGCGAATTTCGATCCTCCCTTGAAAAAGAATCCAAGAAAAATGGAATGATTTCCATTCTCAGCGGCCAATCCGTAGAGCCTTTAACCTCCAATCCAACCATCAAGGGACTTTCATCGGTTGGCGGTTTAGCGACTGGAGATCGGCTAATCAGTTTTGATAAAGACGCTTTTTGTTCCTATGGTCTCCAACAAGGTTCGAACTGCGCAGTTTCAGAAGCCGAAGCATTCCAATATCGCAATTCTCTAAATGGATTGATCCAAAATCATGGGCAAAGGATTGGCGAGGCGTTTGTCGTCCCCTGGTTCAAAACACACATACCAGAAGAAGAAAATCCTTTTCAAATCCTCATTGATCCAGGAGAAAATGAAGAACAAATCGCGCAAAAAAAAGCCAAAGAACTTTTACAAGCCATTCATACCGGAAAAAGAACTGATTTATCCAATAACGTCTATTATGCTTTAACTCTTTCCGGTGCAGCGGGCCGGGTAATGGTGCGCGACTGGATGGAAGGATCGTTCGAATCGCTGGTTCAAAATATCGAACGATGGTTTGAAGATTTTTCCATTACTCGAAATGACGGTTCAAGCCTCGAATCTGATCCCAAATTTATGCGCATCGTATTCGGACTGTCAACCGAGTCTCAAGAACTTCCAGCGCCTCATATTGCGCTAATGGTGAGTGTTTATTAA
- a CDS encoding transposase: MENGWAEKALNRFYRKLGKKRCRQIEAVAMDMWPAFMKATKKHCPQARLVFDKFHILSRMAQVVDQVRRREFKRASMKTREVIKGSRYLLLRNRAKVRGKKRIRLSELLALNKPINAVHVSNKDLKPLWDYRSPQWAETYFRDWYRRAIYSKIEPLKKFARMLRKHWEGIAANFLYPIHSSLLKAINNKAKVIKRIALG; encoded by the coding sequence GTGGAGAATGGCTGGGCGGAAAAAGCCTTGAATCGGTTTTACCGAAAGCTGGGGAAGAAGCGCTGCCGCCAAATCGAAGCGGTGGCCATGGACATGTGGCCGGCTTTTATGAAAGCCACGAAAAAGCATTGTCCGCAAGCACGCCTCGTGTTCGACAAGTTCCATATTCTTTCCCGCATGGCCCAAGTCGTCGATCAAGTGCGTCGCCGAGAATTCAAGCGGGCCTCCATGAAGACGCGGGAAGTCATTAAAGGCTCGCGCTATCTTCTCCTGAGAAATCGCGCGAAAGTGCGGGGAAAAAAGCGCATTCGACTCTCGGAGTTACTGGCGCTGAACAAACCGATCAACGCCGTGCATGTTTCGAATAAGGATTTGAAGCCGCTGTGGGACTACCGGTCTCCGCAATGGGCCGAGACCTATTTCCGGGACTGGTATCGCCGGGCGATCTATTCGAAAATCGAGCCATTGAAGAAATTCGCCCGTATGCTCAGGAAGCATTGGGAAGGGATAGCGGCGAACTTCCTTTATCCGATCCATTCTTCCTTATTGAAAGCGATCAACAACAAAGCCAAAGTCATTAAACGGATCGCTTTAGGGTAA
- a CDS encoding tyrosine-type recombinase/integrase — translation MPTETAGCLREYLEEQGIDARKPVTVFFNHLGTPLSRFGIRYLLTKYLRKVYPQRPSLQKKRLHPHSLRHSLAMHLLKSGVDLCSIANWLGHVSVVTTNKYVTLDLDMKRQALAKAQPLVETTGNSKSWRQDPDIIAWLESL, via the coding sequence TTGCCAACAGAAACCGCCGGTTGCCTTCGAGAATACCTGGAAGAACAAGGGATTGATGCAAGAAAACCAGTCACCGTCTTCTTCAACCATCTGGGAACTCCACTTAGCCGATTTGGTATTCGCTACCTTCTGACCAAATATTTGCGAAAGGTCTATCCCCAACGACCCTCTCTGCAAAAGAAACGACTCCATCCCCATAGTCTGCGACACAGTTTGGCGATGCATTTGCTGAAATCCGGTGTGGACCTCTGTTCTATCGCTAATTGGTTGGGACATGTCAGTGTGGTTACCACGAACAAGTATGTAACTTTGGATTTAGATATGAAAAGACAAGCCCTCGCCAAAGCCCAACCTTTGGTTGAGACGACCGGGAATTCCAAATCGTGGAGGCAAGATCCCGATATCATCGCATGGTTGGAGTCTCTATGA
- a CDS encoding CRISPR-associated endonuclease Cas3'' — protein MMNTILAHTPPKRDSNLPPHPLKEHLKSVSELCASFAKETLPHDPTFIDSARVAGWLHDVGKYGDLFQKRLQGKEKHIDHWSAGAYVAAKDFKELLSSSAILGHHLGLQPFPDLWNLCNQEKLAQRHPLNLKLSEANTQILLNRFKSDFPEATHSTININKMSLSGIPLELDLRLLFSCLVDADFLDTEAHFNRNGEGKQFRRNGPPLDASKGV, from the coding sequence ATGATGAATACGATTTTAGCGCATACTCCTCCTAAACGCGATTCGAACCTTCCGCCTCATCCGCTTAAAGAACACCTGAAATCCGTATCCGAACTTTGCGCTTCATTCGCCAAAGAAACACTGCCGCATGATCCGACATTTATCGATTCGGCGCGCGTGGCGGGATGGCTCCACGACGTAGGAAAATATGGAGACCTTTTTCAAAAACGGCTGCAAGGAAAAGAGAAGCATATCGACCATTGGTCGGCGGGGGCTTATGTAGCGGCAAAAGATTTCAAAGAATTACTTTCATCGTCTGCGATTTTAGGACATCACCTTGGTTTGCAACCTTTTCCCGATTTATGGAATTTGTGCAATCAGGAAAAATTAGCGCAGAGACATCCATTAAATCTTAAATTATCTGAAGCCAATACTCAAATATTATTAAATCGGTTTAAAAGTGATTTTCCAGAGGCAACTCATTCAACAATAAATATAAATAAAATGTCCCTGTCTGGCATCCCCCTCGAACTCGATCTTCGCCTTTTGTTTTCCTGTTTAGTTGACGCTGATTTTCTCGATACGGAAGCGCATTTCAATCGCAATGGGGAAGGAAAGCAATTCCGCCGGAACGGGCCGCCTTTGGACGCCTCCAAAGGCGTTTGA
- the cas3 gene encoding CRISPR-associated helicase Cas3': MGKESNSAGTGRLWTPPKAFDALSKQIECVRAKADSSSEIQRIRDDLWKECLRAADSPAGTWTLSAPTGSGKTLSMLAFALRHAIQNRLRRIIVVIPFLTIIEQTAQIYRKVFGADYPEEFVLEDHSLAGTGEETNSRGDQQNHFSRLLAENWDAPIIITTHVQLLQSLFSNRPFACRKLHNLASSVILFDEVQTLPLDIVLPTLSALSHLSTRFGSSIVFATATQPAFDHLNPYVHQYGKNTEWKPKEIVSCNLNLFSRSKRTEVHWPDLDKPAPFSQIAEDLLTYKQVLCIVNVKRHAWELIGIMNQDGDNSLFHLSTSMCPAHRTHTLELIRQRLEDKKPCRLISTQCVEAGVDIDFPVVYRALGPLEAIAQAAGRCNRNGLWESGEVFVFLPENDGKIQYPPGGYEQAASVTRMLLKEKGEVGMDIDDPCLFEEYYRTLYDLKKPESMNESLKNAIFTGDFPEIAKEYRLIKQNTINVLAPYGGCIDLFRSLRAEAEESGLSASWIRRSRPLTVNLYKTNSSDKNPYLIPISYHGQEETDWYFYSKESHYDDRLGLRPEQPDLLLI, translated from the coding sequence ATGGGGAAGGAAAGCAATTCCGCCGGAACGGGCCGCCTTTGGACGCCTCCAAAGGCGTTTGACGCATTATCGAAACAGATTGAATGCGTCAGAGCAAAAGCCGATTCCTCTTCTGAAATCCAGCGGATTCGCGATGATTTATGGAAAGAATGCCTTCGCGCCGCAGATTCCCCCGCAGGAACATGGACGCTATCCGCGCCAACCGGTTCGGGAAAAACGCTTTCCATGTTGGCGTTTGCGCTTCGTCACGCCATTCAAAACCGCTTGCGGCGAATCATTGTCGTTATCCCCTTCCTTACTATCATCGAACAAACCGCCCAGATTTATCGTAAGGTCTTTGGCGCCGATTATCCCGAAGAATTCGTATTGGAAGATCATAGTTTGGCGGGAACCGGCGAGGAGACGAACTCGCGCGGCGATCAGCAAAACCATTTTTCCCGTCTTCTTGCCGAGAATTGGGATGCGCCAATCATTATTACGACTCACGTTCAATTATTGCAATCGTTATTCTCCAATCGTCCTTTCGCCTGCCGGAAATTGCATAACCTGGCGAGCAGCGTCATTTTATTCGATGAGGTGCAGACGCTCCCCTTGGATATCGTATTGCCGACTTTATCGGCGTTGTCTCATCTCTCGACTCGATTCGGATCCAGCATTGTATTCGCTACCGCAACGCAACCGGCGTTCGATCATCTAAATCCATACGTCCATCAATATGGAAAAAATACGGAATGGAAACCGAAGGAGATTGTTTCCTGCAACCTTAATCTCTTTTCCCGCAGCAAACGAACCGAAGTTCACTGGCCGGATTTGGATAAGCCTGCGCCTTTCAGCCAAATCGCCGAAGATTTGTTAACTTACAAACAAGTTTTGTGCATTGTCAACGTCAAGCGTCACGCCTGGGAACTTATCGGGATAATGAATCAAGACGGCGATAACTCTCTCTTTCATCTTTCTACTTCTATGTGTCCGGCGCATCGGACGCATACCCTAGAACTCATCCGCCAACGCCTGGAGGATAAGAAACCATGCCGCTTGATCTCCACTCAATGCGTAGAAGCGGGCGTGGATATCGATTTTCCTGTTGTATATCGCGCTTTGGGACCGTTGGAAGCCATCGCTCAGGCGGCGGGACGCTGTAACCGAAATGGTTTGTGGGAGTCGGGCGAAGTGTTTGTATTTCTACCCGAAAACGATGGGAAAATCCAATATCCGCCTGGCGGTTACGAGCAAGCCGCTAGCGTAACTCGGATGCTTTTAAAAGAGAAAGGAGAAGTGGGGATGGATATCGATGATCCCTGTTTATTCGAGGAATACTACAGAACGCTTTACGATTTAAAGAAACCCGAATCGATGAATGAGAGCTTAAAAAATGCGATTTTTACGGGTGATTTTCCTGAAATCGCTAAAGAATACCGCCTCATCAAACAAAACACAATTAATGTTCTGGCGCCTTATGGCGGATGTATCGACTTATTCCGCTCTTTAAGAGCGGAAGCGGAGGAGAGTGGCTTATCCGCTTCTTGGATACGCCGATCCCGGCCGCTTACAGTTAATTTGTATAAAACAAATTCATCAGATAAGAATCCTTATCTCATTCCCATTTCCTATCATGGCCAGGAAGAGACCGATTGGTATTTTTATTCCAAAGAAAGCCATTACGACGACCGGCTTGGATTAAGACCCGAACAACCTGATTTACTTTTGATCTGA